From the genome of Mycobacteriales bacterium:
AGGGGAAAGGGGAAACAGGCCGCCACGGCGGTACTGCGCCCCGGACTACCAATGCTGACGGTGGGGCTGACGGGTGGAATCGGCTCGGGCAAGTCGGCGGTCAGCCGGCTGCTCGCCGCGCACGGGGCCGTGGTCGTCGATGCGGACCTGGTCGCCCGCGAGGTGGTCGAACCAGGGACACCGGGGCTGGCCAGGATCCGCGAGGAGTTCGGCGAGGAGGTGCTGCAGCCGGACGGCTCGCTCGACCGTGCCGCGCTGGGATCGCGCGTCTTTGCCGACCCGGCCGCCCTTGCCCGGCTCAACGCAATCGTGCACCCGCTGGTGGGGGAGCGCACCGCGGAGCTGCTGGAGCAGGCCCGTGCCTCCGGCGCCGAGGTGGTGGTGCACGACGTCCCGCTGCTCGTCGAGAACGACCTCGCCCGGAGGTATCCCGTCGTGGTGGTGGTCGCGGCCGCACCGCAGACCCAACTGGACCGCCTCACCCGTCTGCGCGGCATGTCCGAGCAGGCGGCCCGGCAGCGGATCGCCGCCCAGGCGCCCCTGGAGGACAAGCTGGCGGTCGCCACGCACGTGGTGGGCAACGACGGCTCGATCGAGGAGCTCGCCCTGCAGGTCGACCGGCTCTGGCACCAGTTGAGCGAAAAGTAGTCGGACTGTCACGGTTCGTTCTTTGGTTTGGCCACGGAACCACCGGGGCACAACGTACGGTTCGCCAGTGTCTCGTCGTCTCCCGTCCTGTGTCCGCACCGCTGTCACCGTCTGGCAGGTGGCGGCGGTGGTCGAGTGGCTGCGCCTCGTGGCGGATCGCTGCGACGTCCGGGCCCGGGCGGGCCGGTTCACCCGCGAGGTGTCGCTGACCCTCGCGGCGGTGTTGTTGGTCGGCGCCGGTGCCGCCGGTGCGCAGCCGGCCACACCCGTACCCGTGCCGGCGGCGGCCGCGGTGCCGGCCGCGCTGCCGCCCGGGGGCACGACCGCGCCGTCGAGCACGACCGAGGAGCAGGCCAACCGCGCCCCCGATCTCCCCCCGGCCGAGCCTGCACCAGCCGCCGAGTCGGCGCCGAAGGCGGCACCCGCACCCGTCGAGCGGTGGCTGCCGCGCGGCACCGGCATGTGGCTGCACGACTGGCGCCGCTCCGAGTCCGGCCATGCGGGTGAAGTGGTCGCGCGGGCGCAGAAGAGCGGCCTGACCCACCTCTACGTCCAGACCGGCAGCAGCAAGAAGGGCTGGATCGGCAAGGAGGTGCTCAACCAGCTGATGCCCGCGACCGCCGGGACCGACATCAAGGTCATCGCCTGGGACTTCCCGAAGCTGGACAACCCGGAGGCCGACGCCCGCCGTCTCGCCCGCGCCGCCTGGTGGAACCGCAAGGGCGCGCCGATGGTCGCGGCGGTCGCCCCCGACGTGGAGACGGCTGCCGAGGGCACCGACCTGCGCGGGGACCGGGTCGAGCGCTACTACAAGGAGCTCCGCAAGGCGCTGCCGGAGCGGACGGCGATCCTCGCCACCGTCCCCTGGCCGAGCGAGAAGCGCACCGGCAGTTACCCGTACGCCACCACCGCGCCGTACGCCGACGCCTTCGTGCCGATGGCCTACTGGTACAACCGCTCGCCGTCCGTGGTGACCAAGACCTCCATGCAGTGGCTCAAGAAGTTCGGCAAGCCCGTCATGCCGGTGGGACAGGGGTACGACGGTCGGCTGGACGCGCCGTACCTGAAGGCCGACCCGCACCCGGACAAGAGCGTGGCTGCCTTCGTCTACGTCGCGCGCGAGCAGGGGGCGCAGTCGCTGAGCCTGTGGTCCTGGCAGACCACCGGGCCGCTGCAGTGGGGTGTGCTGACCAAGGCTGCCGGCACGGTCGGACCGCAGCCGGCGCCCGCGCTGCCGGCGGCCGAGGTGCCGCCGGTGCCGAGTGCGCGGGAGCAGGCCGAGGAGGTGGCCAAGCGGACGGCGCCGGGCCGCAAGCACGACCGCGCCAAGGACGGGTCCGCCTCCGCGCCGGGCTGAGCCGCCTGACGCGGGGCGGACGTACCGTGGTCGGGTGACCGTCGCCTCGCCCGCGCAACCCCCTCGGCCACACGGCGCGATGCCGTCCGTGCCCCGTCTGGCGTCCGATCTGCGACGCTCCACGCGACGCTTCCAGGTCGTCAGTGACTATGAGCCCGCGGGTGACCAGCCGACCGCCATCGACGAGCTCCAGCGGCGGGTCGAGGCCGGTGCTCCCGATGCCGTCCTGCTCGGCGCCACCGGCACCGGCAAGAGCGCGACGACGGCGTGGCTGGTCGAGCGGCTGCAGCGGCCGACGCTGGTGATGGCGCCGAACAAGACGTTGGCCGCCCAGCTGGCCAACGAGTTCCGCGAACTGCTGCCGCACAACGCGGTCGAGTATTTCGTCAGCTACTACGACTACTACCAGCCAGAGGCCTACGTCCCGCAGACCGACACCTACATCGAGAAGGACTCGAGCGTCAACGAGGAGGTCGAGCGCCTCCGGCACAGCGCCACGATGTCCCTGCTCACCCGCCGCGACGTGATCGTGGTGGCGAGCGTGTCCTGCATCTACGGCCTCGGGACGCCGCAGGAGTACGTCGACCGGATGGTCCGGTTGCGCGTGGGTGACACCCTCGAGCGCGACGCGCTGCTGCGCAGGTTCGTCGACGTGCAGTACACCCGCAACGACCTGGCCTTCACCCGCGGCACCTTCCGGGTCCGCGGCGACACCGTCGAGGTCTTTCCGGTGTACGAAGAGCTCGCCGTCCGGATCGAGATGTTCGGCGACGAGATCGAGCGGGTGATGACCCTGCACCCGCTGACCGGCGAGGTCGTGGAGGAGCACGAGGAGGTGTTCGTCTTCCCGGCCACCCACTACGTCGCCGGGCCGGAGCGGATGGAGCGCGCCACCCGGGGGATCGAGCTCGAACTGGCCGACCGGCTCGCCGTGATGGAGCAGCAGGGCAAACTGCTGGAGGCACAGCGGCTCCGGATGAGGACGACGTACGACCTGGAGATGATGCGCCAGGTCGGCTTCTGCAACGGTATCGAGAACTACTCGATGCACATCGACGGCCGCGCCCCGGGCACCGCCCCGCACACCCTGCTCGACTACTTCCCCGAGGACTTCCTGCTCGTCCTGGACGAGTCGCACGTCACCGTCCCGCAGATCGGGGCCATGTACGAAGGCGACCGCAGCCGCAAGAGCACGCTGGTCGATCACGGCTTCCGGCTGCCGAGCGCGATCGACAACCGCCCGCTGAAGTGGGAGGAGTTCCTCGAGCGCACCGGGCAGACCGTCTACCTGTCGGCCACGCCGGGGCCGTACGAGCTGTCGCGGGTCAAGGACGACGTCGTCGAGCAGGTCATCCGTCCGACCGGGCTGGTCGATCCCGAGATCGTCGTGAAGCCGACCAAGGGGCAGATCGACGACCTCGTCCATGAGATCCGGACCCGGGCGGAGAAGGACGAGCGGGTGCTGGTCACCACGCTGACCAAGAAGATGTCGGAGGATCTCACCGACTACCTGCTCGAGCTCGGCATCCGGGTGCGCTACCTGCACTCCGAGGTCGACACCATCCGGCGGATCGAGCTGCTCAAGGAGCTGCGGCAGGGGCACTACGACGTGCTGGTCGGCATCAACCTGCTGCGCGAGGGCCTCGACCTGCCCGAGGTGAGCCTGGTCAGCATCCTCGACGCCGACAAGGAGGGCTTCCTGCGGTCCGGCACCAGCCTGATCCAGACGATCGGCCGGGCCGCCCGCAACGTCTCCGGCCAGGTGCACATGTACGCCGACACGGTCACGCCGAGCATGGCCAAGGCGATCGACGAGACGGCGCGCCGCCGGGCCAAGCAGATCGCCTACAACACCGAGCGTGGCCTGGATCCGCAGCCGCTGCGCAAGCGGATCGCCGACATCCTCGACGACATCGTGCGGGAGGACCCCGACCTGGTCAGTGGTGGCCGCAACTCCTCGCGGGGCAAGGCGCCGGTGCCCGGCATGAGCTCCCGGCCGCACAAGGGGCGGGCCGGCGAGCACGCCAAGGAGCTGGCCTCGATGCCCCGCGCCGAGCTCGCCCAGCTCATCCAGTCGCTGTCGGACTCCATGCACGAGGCGGCCCGCGAGCTGCAGTTCGAGCTGGCGGCCCGACTGCGCGACGAGGTCAACGAGCTGAAGAAGGAGCTGCGCGGCATGGACGCCGCCGGCGTCCGCTGACGGCGACCGGGCCGAGGCTCGCGCAGGCGGCCCTGTAACCGTGGGTAACGTGGGGGGCTCCGTGACCCCGAGGAGCAGTGTGGACCGCACAGCGGCAGACGGCGGGCGGCCGCTGCGGATCGCGCTGACCAGCTACCGGAGCAAGCCGCACTGCGGCGGCCAGGGTGGCTACGTCCGGGCGCTGTCCCGCGAGCTGGCCGCTCTGGGCCACGACGTGGAGGTGCTGTCCGGCCAGCCCTACCCTGAGCTCGACGCCGGTCCGGTCCTGACCAAGGTGCCGAGCCTGGACCTCTATCGCGAGGACGACCCGTTCCGTACGCCGGACTGGCGGGAGCTCCGCGGTCCGGTCGACCTGCTCGAGATCGCGCTGATGTGGACGGCGGCGTTTCCCGAGCCGCTCACGTTCAGCCTGCGCGTCGACAAGGTCCTGCGCAGCCGGCCGACGCGCCCCGACATCGTGCATGACAACCAGACGCTCGGCTACGGACTGCTGCTGCTCCAACGGCGCGGCCTGAAGGTCGTCGCCACCGTGCACCACCCGATCACCGAGGACCGCCGGCACGACCTGGCCGCCGCGACCGGCACGAAGCGGCTGTCCACCCGCCGCTGGTACTCCTTCCTGCGCATGCAGGGCCGCGTGGTCCGGCGGCTGCCGGCCGTCCTGACCGTCAGCCAGAACAGCCTGACCGACATCGTGCGCGACTTCCGCGTCCCGCGCGAGCGGCTCACCGTCGTGCCGGTGGGCGTGGAGACCGACGTCTTCCGGCCGCCGTCCCTGCCGCGCGTGCCGGGCCGGATCGTCGCGACCGCCAGCGCCGACGTGCCGCTGAAGGGGCTGGTGCCGCTGCTCGAGGCGGTGGCCAAGCTGCGCACCGAGCGCGACGTCGAGCTCGTCGTCGTAGGGCGGCCACGCGAGGGCGGCCTGGCCCTCGCTGCGGTCGAGCGGCTCGGTATCGGCGACGCCGTGCGCTTCCTGTCCGGCGTCCCGGAGCGGGACCTGGTCGACCTGTTCGGTTCGGCCTGCGTCGGGGTCGTCCCCAGCCTGTACGAAGGCTTCAGCCTGCCGGCGGTCGAGCTGATGTCCTGCGGCACCCCGTTGGTCGCCACCACCGCCGGTGCCCTTCCGGAGGTGGTCGGCCCCGACGGCGTGACCGCGCTGCACGTGCCGCCCGGCGACCCGGAGGCTCTGGCCGCCGCCATGGGGCGGCTGCTCGACGACCCGGAGCTGGCCTCGCGGATCGGCGCCGCCGGTCGCGAGCGCGTCGTCGAGCGCTTCACCTGGCGGGCCGTCGCCGAGCGCACCGTCGCGTGGTACCGCACCGTTCTGAAGGAGAGCCCGTGCTGACCGTCGACTTCGACCGCTTCCCTGTCGGGCCCGGCGACCGCGTCCTGGACATGGGCTGCGGCGGCGGGCGGCACGCCTTCGCCCTCTACCGCCGCGGCGCCGACGTGACCGCGTTCGACATGGACGCCGCCGAGCTCCGGGACGTCACCGGGATGTTCGCCGCCATGCAGGAGGCGGGAGAGGTCCCGCCGGACGCGCGGGCCCGGGCCGTGCGTGGCACGGCGTACGACCTGCCCTTCGCGGACGCCAGCTTCGACCGGATCATCGCGGCCGAGGTGCTGGAGCACCTGCCGCAGGACGACCGGGCGATGCGCGAGCTGTTCCGCGTGCTCAAGCCGGGCGGCCGGATCGCCGTGACGGTCCCGCGCTGGGGGCCGGAGCTGGTCTGCTGGGCGCTGTCCAGCGCCTATCACGAGGTCGAGGGGGGCCATGTCCGGATCTACCGGGGGGCCGAGCTGCGGCGGCGGCTCACCGCCGCCGGCCTGACGCCCGTCGACGCCCACCACACGCACGCGCTGCACGCGCCCTACTGGTGGCTCAAGTGCGCGGTCGGTGTCGAGGACGGCGACCACCGGCTCGTCCGGGCGTACCACCGGCTCCTGGTCTGGGACATGATGAAGGCGCCGAAGATCACGCGGGTCCTGGAGCGGTTCCTCAACCCCGTCGTGGGCAAGAGCCTGGTGGTCTACCTGCGCAAGCCGGAGGCGACCCGTGCCGCTGCGTGACCTGCCGGGGGTGCTGACGGCCGGCCAGCTCGAGCGTACGGTCGCGGCCGTCGCCGCGGCGCAGCAGCCGGGCGGGACGCTGCCGTGGCCGGACGGGCACACCGACCCGTGGGACCACGTGGAGTGCGCGATGGCGCTCACCCTCGGCGGCCGGCTGGCGGAGGTGCGCGCGGCGTACGGCTGGATGCGGCGGACGCAGGAGCCGGACGGCGCGTGGCGGATGAAGTACGACGGCGAGCGGGTGCTGGACGCCAGCGTCGACACCAACCAGTGCGCCTACGTCGCCGTCGGGGTGTGGCAGTGGTGGACCGTCACCGGGGACCGCGACCTGGTCGAGACGATGTGGCCGTACGTGCGCCGCGCCCTGGACTTCGTGCTCGACCTGCAGGCACCGGGCGGTCAGCTGCACTGGTCCCGCTCGCCCGAGGGTGACGTCGACCCGGACGCGCTGCTGACCGGCTCGTCGAGCGCGTACCAGGCGCTGCGCTGCGGCCTCGCGCTGGCGGACCTGCTGGGGGACCCGCAACCGGAGTGGGAGCTGGCCGCCGGGCTGCTGCAGCACGCGGTGGCGCACCACCCGGAGGTCTTCCTCGACAAGAGTCGCTTCTCGATGGACTGGTACTACCCGGTCCTCGGCGGAGCGGTGCGCGGGGAGGAGGCCCGGCATCGGCTGGCCGAGCGGTGGGACGAGTTCGTCGTGCCGGGGGTCGGCGCGCGCTGCGTCGCGGACCGTCCGTGGGTGACCGGTGCGGAGACCGCTGAGCTCGTTCTCACGCTGGCCGCGACCGGTGAGGACGAGCGCGGCCGCCGGCTGCTGCGCGACGTACAGCACCTGCGCGCATCCGACGGCTCGTACTGGACCGGGCTGGTCTTCGACGAGGGCGTGCGCTGGCCGGTGGAGCGCTCGTCGTGGACGAGCGCGGCCGTCGTGTTGGCGGCCGACGCGCTGGCCGGCGGGCCGACGCTGGCCTTGTTCGCCGGCGACGGCCTGCCGACCGGAGTGCTGCTCGACGAGTGCACCTGCGTCGGGTGACAGGATCGGCCGCACGAGCCGGCCGCGACCGGCCCCGCTCCGCGTCCGTCAACCGCTCGCTCACACGCTCGGCCTGCATCGTGCTCGACGACGGCGCGACGACGCGTCGCGGACGAAGGAGGCAGACATGCAGAGCTACGTCATCGAGCGCGCCATTCCCGGCATCGGGGGCGCCAGTGCGACCGAGCTGCAGGCGATCGCGCAGAAGAGCTGCGGGGTGCTCGCCGAGCTGGGGCCTGACGTCAGCTGGAAGCACAGCTACGTCACCGGAGACAAGATCTACTGTGTGTACGAGGCGGCCTCCGAGGACATCGTGCGGGAACACGCGCAGCGAGGAGGCTTCCCTGCCGACAGTGTCTCGCCGGTGCTGTCACTGATCGGGCCGGAGACCGCGAAGGGCTGACGCCCGACCCGGTGAGCGGGAGGATGCCGGGGTGGCGTTGCGGATCCACCTCCTCGGAAGTCCTCTCGTCGAGCGCGACGGCGGCCCGGTGCCCGCCCCGCGCGGACGGAAGGTCTGGGTGCTGCTGGCATATCTGCTGCTGGCCCGCTCACCGGTGACGCGACGCGCACTGACCATGCTGCTCTTCTCCGATGCCGAGGACCCTTTCGCGGCGCTGCGCTGGAACCTCAGCGAGCTGCGGAAGGTGCTCG
Proteins encoded in this window:
- the coaE gene encoding dephospho-CoA kinase → RGKGKQAATAVLRPGLPMLTVGLTGGIGSGKSAVSRLLAAHGAVVVDADLVAREVVEPGTPGLARIREEFGEEVLQPDGSLDRAALGSRVFADPAALARLNAIVHPLVGERTAELLEQARASGAEVVVHDVPLLVENDLARRYPVVVVVAAAPQTQLDRLTRLRGMSEQAARQRIAAQAPLEDKLAVATHVVGNDGSIEELALQVDRLWHQLSEK
- the uvrB gene encoding excinuclease ABC subunit UvrB, which translates into the protein MPRLASDLRRSTRRFQVVSDYEPAGDQPTAIDELQRRVEAGAPDAVLLGATGTGKSATTAWLVERLQRPTLVMAPNKTLAAQLANEFRELLPHNAVEYFVSYYDYYQPEAYVPQTDTYIEKDSSVNEEVERLRHSATMSLLTRRDVIVVASVSCIYGLGTPQEYVDRMVRLRVGDTLERDALLRRFVDVQYTRNDLAFTRGTFRVRGDTVEVFPVYEELAVRIEMFGDEIERVMTLHPLTGEVVEEHEEVFVFPATHYVAGPERMERATRGIELELADRLAVMEQQGKLLEAQRLRMRTTYDLEMMRQVGFCNGIENYSMHIDGRAPGTAPHTLLDYFPEDFLLVLDESHVTVPQIGAMYEGDRSRKSTLVDHGFRLPSAIDNRPLKWEEFLERTGQTVYLSATPGPYELSRVKDDVVEQVIRPTGLVDPEIVVKPTKGQIDDLVHEIRTRAEKDERVLVTTLTKKMSEDLTDYLLELGIRVRYLHSEVDTIRRIELLKELRQGHYDVLVGINLLREGLDLPEVSLVSILDADKEGFLRSGTSLIQTIGRAARNVSGQVHMYADTVTPSMAKAIDETARRRAKQIAYNTERGLDPQPLRKRIADILDDIVREDPDLVSGGRNSSRGKAPVPGMSSRPHKGRAGEHAKELASMPRAELAQLIQSLSDSMHEAARELQFELAARLRDEVNELKKELRGMDAAGVR
- a CDS encoding glycosyltransferase family 4 protein gives rise to the protein MRIALTSYRSKPHCGGQGGYVRALSRELAALGHDVEVLSGQPYPELDAGPVLTKVPSLDLYREDDPFRTPDWRELRGPVDLLEIALMWTAAFPEPLTFSLRVDKVLRSRPTRPDIVHDNQTLGYGLLLLQRRGLKVVATVHHPITEDRRHDLAAATGTKRLSTRRWYSFLRMQGRVVRRLPAVLTVSQNSLTDIVRDFRVPRERLTVVPVGVETDVFRPPSLPRVPGRIVATASADVPLKGLVPLLEAVAKLRTERDVELVVVGRPREGGLALAAVERLGIGDAVRFLSGVPERDLVDLFGSACVGVVPSLYEGFSLPAVELMSCGTPLVATTAGALPEVVGPDGVTALHVPPGDPEALAAAMGRLLDDPELASRIGAAGRERVVERFTWRAVAERTVAWYRTVLKESPC
- a CDS encoding class I SAM-dependent methyltransferase, coding for MLTVDFDRFPVGPGDRVLDMGCGGGRHAFALYRRGADVTAFDMDAAELRDVTGMFAAMQEAGEVPPDARARAVRGTAYDLPFADASFDRIIAAEVLEHLPQDDRAMRELFRVLKPGGRIAVTVPRWGPELVCWALSSAYHEVEGGHVRIYRGAELRRRLTAAGLTPVDAHHTHALHAPYWWLKCAVGVEDGDHRLVRAYHRLLVWDMMKAPKITRVLERFLNPVVGKSLVVYLRKPEATRAAA
- a CDS encoding prenyltransferase → MPLRDLPGVLTAGQLERTVAAVAAAQQPGGTLPWPDGHTDPWDHVECAMALTLGGRLAEVRAAYGWMRRTQEPDGAWRMKYDGERVLDASVDTNQCAYVAVGVWQWWTVTGDRDLVETMWPYVRRALDFVLDLQAPGGQLHWSRSPEGDVDPDALLTGSSSAYQALRCGLALADLLGDPQPEWELAAGLLQHAVAHHPEVFLDKSRFSMDWYYPVLGGAVRGEEARHRLAERWDEFVVPGVGARCVADRPWVTGAETAELVLTLAATGEDERGRRLLRDVQHLRASDGSYWTGLVFDEGVRWPVERSSWTSAAVVLAADALAGGPTLALFAGDGLPTGVLLDECTCVG
- a CDS encoding DUF4242 domain-containing protein, with the translated sequence MQSYVIERAIPGIGGASATELQAIAQKSCGVLAELGPDVSWKHSYVTGDKIYCVYEAASEDIVREHAQRGGFPADSVSPVLSLIGPETAKG